The following coding sequences lie in one Rutidosis leptorrhynchoides isolate AG116_Rl617_1_P2 chromosome 6, CSIRO_AGI_Rlap_v1, whole genome shotgun sequence genomic window:
- the LOC139851848 gene encoding glycoprotein 3-alpha-L-fucosyltransferase A-like, producing MSLLNPNLQRPSRNTQLDQNPPTITNNNNNNNNIASTTSSVTNVHNSRKKWSNLLPIFLVIVFIAEISFLGRLDLIKNGDLLNSLTESFYQFTTSSFSSLDAVDSGDGDGVDNGESCEEWLERVDAVVYTRDFKKEPVLVTGAEQDWTSCAVECKFGFNNNKVDAAFGLPNAAGAAGILRSMESAEYYPENNLAMARRKGYSVIMTTSLSSDVPVGYFSWAEYDIMAPVQPKTEKALAAAFISNCAARNFRLEALEGLEKSNIKIDSYGGCHRNRDGNVNKVEALKRYKFSLAFENSNEEDYVTEKFFQSLVAGTVPVVVGTPNIQDFAPAPGSVLHIKELKDIVPVAKTMKRLSENLTAYNESLRWKYEGPSDSFKALVDMAAVHSSCRLCIFLATRIRENEEKNCAAKRPCKCERGSQTVYHIYVRERGRFEMESVYLRSGNLTMEALADAVILKFKSLKHEPIWKDERPEMLRGDVKVLKIYRIYPVGMTQRQALYTFSFKSSTAFKSHIKSNPCAKFEVIFV from the exons ATGtctttattaaaccctaatcttcaAAGACCATCTCGAAACACTCAATTAGATCAAAATCCTCCTACCAttactaacaacaacaacaacaacaataacatcgCATCAACTACATCATCAGTCACTAACGTTCATAATTCGAGAAAAAAGTGGTCGAATTTGTTACCTATATTTCTAGTTATAGTTTTTATAGCAGAGATCAGCTTCTTAGGTCGATTAGATTTGATTAAGAATGGTGATCTGCTTAATTCATTGACTGAATCATTCTATCAGTTTACGACATCTTCATTTTCATCATTAGATGCGGTGGATTCCGGTGACGGTGATGGTGTTGATAATGGAGAGAGTTGTGAAGAGTGGTTGGAAAGAGTAGATGCTGTGGTTTATACTAGGGATTTTAAAAAAGAGCCAGTTCTTGTTACCGGTGCTGAACAG GACTGGACTTCTTGTGCTGTGGAATGCAAGTTTGGGTTTAACAATAACAAAGTCGATGCGGCATTTGGGTTACCTAATGCTGCCGGGGCAGCTGGTATTCTTCGGTCAATGGAATCAGCTGAATATTATCCTGAGAACAACCTTGCTATGGCACGACG TAAGGGATACAGCGTCATTATGACAACTAGCCTCTCCTCAGATGTCCCCGTTGGTTATTTTTCATGGGCAGAGTATGATATAATGGCTCCAGTTCAGCCAAAAACTGAGAAAGCTTTGGCAGCTGCATTCATTTCTAACTGTGCTGCTCGCAACTTCCGCTTAGAAGCCCTTGAAGGACTTGAGAAGTCAAACATTAAGATTGATTCTTACGGTGGTTGTCACCGAAACCGTGATGGGAACG TGAACAAGGTTGAAGCATTGAAGCGTTACAAATTTAGCTTGGCTTTTGAAAATTCTAATGAGGAAGACTATGTTACTGAAAAGTTCTTCCAGTCTCTTGTAGCAG GAACTGTccctgttgttgttggtactccaaaTATCCAAGATTTTGCTCCTGCACCTGGATCTGTTTTACATATTAAGGAACTAAAAGATATTGTGCCAGTTGCCAAGACCATGAAACGTCTTTCAGAGAATCTCACTGCCTACAATGAATCACTCAG ATGGAAATATGAGGGGCCTTCTGACTCTTTCAAGGCCCTTGTGGATATGGCTGCTGTTCATTCATCTTGTCGTTTATGTATTTTTCTTGCCACAAGAATCCGTGAGAACGAGGAAAAAAACTGTGCGGCAAAACGACCTTGCAAGTGTGAAAGAGGTTCACAAACTGTATATCACATCTATGTAAGAGAAAGAGGGAGGTTCGAGATGGAGTCTGTTTATCTTAG GTCTGGGAACTTGACTATGGAGGCCTTAGCAGATGCTGTTATATTGAAGTTCAAGTCTTTAAAACACGAACCCATCTGGAAAGATGAAAGGCCTGAAATGCTAAGAGGTGATGTGAAGGTGcttaaaatttacagaatatacccTGTTGGTATGACACAAAGGCAAGCTTTATAcacatttagtttcaaaagtagtaCTGCTTTTAAAAGTCACATTAAAAGCAATCCGTGTGCAAAATTCGAGGTCATTTTTGTATAA